From Paenibacillus sp. V4I7, one genomic window encodes:
- a CDS encoding glycoside hydrolase family 125 protein, with protein MEQFRLPKIPMPKLELPKVIQDVLLEAEEKLAHRPKLLQLFKNCFPNTLETTTKLMEDGTTFVITGDIPASWLRDSVEQVIHYVPFAKQDSDLQRIISGLIKRHIQYIHIDPYANAFNESANDWHWNKADQTDMSPWVWERKFELDSLCFSMRLAYAYWKETELTDIFDAGFKAAMFKIYELFKTEQVHFEKSPYRFTRNNGIPTDSLRNNGMGMPVNYTGMVWSGFRSSDDACDFHYNIPANMFAVVALRHMQEFAEWVFRDMDFLQDLKALEADIDHGIQLYGIYRHPAFGPIYAYETDGFGNYCLMDDAGTPGLMSIPYLGYVSADDPIYQNTRRFALSKENPFYFEGKVARGIGSPHTPDDYIWHMALSMQGLTASTAEEKLAMIAMLEATDADTGFMHEGFHVDDPTIFTRKWFAWSNSLFSQLVYKAMKDGLL; from the coding sequence GTGGAACAATTCAGACTGCCGAAAATTCCGATGCCGAAACTGGAACTGCCAAAGGTGATCCAAGACGTATTGCTGGAAGCCGAAGAGAAGCTGGCGCATCGTCCGAAGCTGCTGCAGCTATTTAAAAATTGTTTTCCTAACACATTAGAGACGACGACCAAATTGATGGAGGATGGAACTACATTCGTCATCACCGGAGATATCCCGGCCTCGTGGCTTCGCGATTCGGTTGAACAAGTTATTCACTATGTGCCATTTGCCAAACAGGATTCTGACCTACAACGCATCATTAGCGGTTTAATCAAGCGTCATATTCAATATATTCATATCGATCCGTATGCCAATGCGTTTAACGAATCAGCGAACGACTGGCACTGGAACAAAGCGGATCAAACCGATATGTCGCCATGGGTATGGGAACGTAAATTTGAACTGGATTCGTTATGTTTCTCGATGCGGCTGGCTTATGCGTATTGGAAGGAAACGGAGCTAACGGATATTTTCGACGCGGGATTTAAAGCCGCGATGTTTAAAATCTACGAATTGTTTAAGACGGAGCAAGTTCACTTTGAAAAGTCTCCTTATCGTTTCACGCGCAATAATGGAATTCCGACGGATTCGCTGCGCAATAACGGGATGGGGATGCCTGTGAATTATACGGGAATGGTATGGTCAGGCTTTCGTTCAAGTGACGACGCTTGCGACTTCCATTACAATATTCCGGCGAATATGTTCGCGGTTGTGGCCCTTCGCCATATGCAAGAGTTTGCGGAATGGGTGTTCAGGGATATGGACTTCCTCCAAGACCTGAAAGCCCTTGAAGCGGATATTGACCATGGAATCCAGCTGTATGGTATCTATCGCCATCCAGCGTTTGGACCGATCTATGCCTATGAGACAGACGGCTTCGGCAACTACTGTTTAATGGATGATGCGGGCACGCCAGGTCTGATGTCGATTCCGTATCTGGGTTATGTTTCGGCGGATGATCCGATCTATCAGAACACAAGACGATTCGCGCTAAGTAAAGAGAATCCGTTTTACTTCGAAGGCAAAGTTGCCAGAGGCATCGGCAGCCCGCATACGCCGGACGATTACATTTGGCATATGGCTTTATCTATGCAAGGCTTGACGGCTTCCACGGCAGAAGAGAAGCTGGCGATGATCGCGATGCTTGAGGCAACGGATGCAGACACCGGGTTTATGCACGAGGGCTTTCATGTTGATGATCCAACGATTTTTACACGGAAATGGTTCGCCTGGTCGAACAGTTTATTCTCCCAGTTGGTGTATAAAGCGATGAAGGATGGTTTACTATGA